The Lactococcus allomyrinae genome includes a region encoding these proteins:
- a CDS encoding XRE family transcriptional regulator: MDIQKRLKEIRLERGLTQKELANKIGKSYQIYQTWENGSRNPKEDNLRQLADALEVSYEYLTDTEILPIYQKLSSDKKKKTIIYAESQLELQKEDNKIIQFKKSLISYEVEEEQALSAGRGLSYTSSLEKEVVYWDKEVKYDRAVWIKGHSMEPDYEYGQVALIRYLSLPEYDGQVCAVDNVERGMAYIKCVNVEKKGFRLVSINDATDELGNPLFLDIFLPFSENPRIIGKVVAAFTPIDVSDAFY; encoded by the coding sequence TTGGATATTCAAAAAAGACTTAAAGAAATACGGTTAGAGAGAGGGCTAACGCAAAAAGAATTAGCAAATAAAATAGGTAAAAGTTACCAAATATATCAAACTTGGGAAAATGGTAGTAGAAATCCTAAAGAAGATAATTTAAGACAATTAGCTGATGCACTTGAAGTATCATATGAATATCTAACAGATACTGAAATTTTACCAATCTACCAAAAACTTTCATCAGATAAGAAGAAAAAAACGATTATATATGCTGAATCTCAATTAGAGTTGCAAAAAGAAGACAATAAAATTATTCAATTCAAAAAATCTCTCATATCTTACGAAGTTGAAGAGGAACAAGCTCTTTCAGCCGGCAGAGGACTAAGTTATACCAGTTCTTTGGAAAAAGAGGTTGTTTACTGGGATAAAGAAGTTAAATACGATCGAGCTGTCTGGATTAAAGGGCATTCTATGGAACCTGATTATGAGTATGGACAAGTAGCTTTAATTAGGTATCTGTCGCTCCCTGAATATGATGGGCAAGTTTGTGCAGTTGATAATGTTGAGAGGGGGATGGCTTATATCAAGTGTGTAAATGTTGAGAAAAAAGGCTTTCGACTCGTTTCAATAAATGATGCAACGGATGAATTAGGAAATCCCTTGTTCCTTGATATATTTTTACCTTTTAGTGAAAATCCAAGAATCATAGGAAAAGTGGTTGCTGCTTTTACTCCTATTGATGTTAGTGATGCTTTTTATTAA
- a CDS encoding replication initiator protein A gives MTTFNFRKADNRYKELFFQFPKVLYYSKKYKKTLSLSAKAAYMVLMDREEYSLKNNWIDEDGNVYFIFTNQELAELLDVSLRTVINLKKELENANLLLQKKMGFNPKTGKNEANRLYLAELEVDATDVYLRGDYEQKIPQTLDTSGSANSALPQNFVETLDTSGSANSALPQNFVEESAQTLDTSGSANFALNLYNNTILDTSLDTNKDTQKLDFSSSNFSSTEIKKQNQDLLKNSKQFLKSGNRSIFLNEASIHLLEMWCNTPQQLRRFIGVILNAKNDVMKEHSELKVFFDLDEEELQDKMLNTLRRYFNSIRNNEIKIKNHENYLYGTMSNMFAEYWNENNMKWPE, from the coding sequence TTGACCACTTTTAACTTCCGAAAAGCTGATAATCGATACAAGGAACTTTTTTTTCAATTTCCTAAAGTGCTTTACTACAGCAAAAAATATAAAAAAACTTTATCACTTAGTGCCAAAGCAGCTTACATGGTTCTTATGGATCGCGAAGAATATTCTCTAAAAAATAATTGGATTGATGAGGATGGTAATGTCTATTTTATTTTTACAAATCAAGAGCTTGCTGAATTATTAGATGTCTCACTTAGAACTGTTATTAATCTCAAAAAAGAATTAGAAAACGCAAATTTATTACTCCAAAAGAAAATGGGATTTAATCCTAAAACAGGAAAAAATGAAGCCAATCGACTTTATTTAGCTGAACTAGAAGTTGATGCTACAGACGTCTATTTGAGAGGTGATTATGAGCAAAAAATCCCTCAAACCCTTGATACAAGCGGAAGTGCAAATTCTGCACTTCCGCAGAACTTCGTTGAAACCCTTGATACGAGCGGAAGTGCAAATTCTGCACTTCCGCAGAACTTCGTTGAAGAATCCGCTCAAACCCTTGATACGAGCGGAAGTGCAAATTTTGCACTAAATCTATATAATAATACTATCTTAGATACTTCTTTAGATACAAATAAAGATACTCAAAAACTAGATTTTTCTTCTTCCAATTTTTCATCGACTGAAATAAAAAAACAAAATCAAGATTTGCTTAAAAATTCAAAACAATTCTTGAAAAGTGGAAATCGCAGTATTTTCTTGAATGAAGCATCAATTCACTTACTAGAAATGTGGTGTAACACTCCCCAACAACTGAGAAGGTTTATTGGGGTTATTCTCAATGCAAAAAATGATGTGATGAAGGAACACTCAGAATTGAAAGTCTTTTTTGACCTTGACGAAGAAGAACTACAAGATAAGATGCTCAACACTTTAAGAAGATATTTTAATTCAATTCGGAATAACGAAATAAAAATTAAAAATCATGAAAATTATTTGTATGGGACGATGTCAAATATGTTTGCGGAATATTGGAATGAAAATAATATGAAATGGCCTGAGTAG
- the fabG gene encoding 3-oxoacyl-ACP reductase FabG, whose amino-acid sequence MKIVIVTGGTRGIGRAISLEFFKEGYKVIAIYQGNERAAQDLKEEFPNIEIEKCDISDEKEVSILVNKIYKRHGKIDCLVNNAGITRDGYFLMMSNEKWNSLLNVNLTGTFNVSRAVLRFMKVKKLGGKIINISSTSGVAGQIGQTNYAASKGAIISLTKSLAKEFASDKINVNCVSPGFIETDMTASLKNKEMISETLIPLQRFGQVEEVAYLVTFLASEKANYITGKNFVIDGGMIND is encoded by the coding sequence ATGAAAATAGTTATCGTAACGGGAGGAACTCGTGGGATTGGGCGAGCAATTAGCTTAGAATTTTTTAAAGAAGGGTATAAAGTCATTGCTATTTATCAAGGAAATGAAAGAGCAGCTCAGGATTTAAAAGAAGAGTTTCCTAATATTGAAATTGAGAAATGTGATATTTCTGATGAGAAAGAAGTATCAATATTAGTAAATAAAATTTATAAGAGGCATGGTAAAATCGACTGTTTAGTTAATAATGCGGGAATTACACGGGATGGATATTTTTTGATGATGTCCAATGAAAAATGGAATAGTCTTTTGAATGTTAATCTAACAGGCACATTCAACGTCTCACGTGCAGTGCTAAGATTTATGAAAGTCAAGAAATTAGGAGGAAAAATTATCAATATTTCTTCCACTAGCGGGGTTGCAGGACAAATTGGTCAAACGAACTATGCGGCGAGTAAGGGAGCGATTATCTCTCTTACAAAATCATTGGCGAAGGAATTTGCAAGCGATAAGATTAACGTGAATTGTGTGAGCCCAGGGTTTATTGAAACAGATATGACTGCTTCGTTGAAAAATAAGGAAATGATTTCTGAAACTTTAATTCCCTTACAACGGTTTGGTCAAGTAGAGGAAGTTGCTTATTTGGTCACTTTTTTAGCAAGTGAAAAAGCAAATTATATTACAGGGAAAAACTTTGTAATTGATGGAGGAATGATAAATGATTAA
- a CDS encoding phosphopantetheine-binding protein — MINWKIEKEHIEQRTIIEDKIKTILIESLMLGLDKKLIQNDQPLFGRGLELDSIDALELSIGISTEFGIALTDDDMSIFSSVNKLTDYIMENQTNI, encoded by the coding sequence ATGATTAATTGGAAAATTGAAAAAGAACATATTGAACAACGTACTATTATTGAAGATAAAATTAAAACAATTCTTATTGAATCTTTAATGCTTGGTTTAGACAAGAAATTAATTCAAAATGATCAACCTCTTTTTGGAAGAGGTTTAGAATTAGATTCCATTGATGCGCTTGAACTATCCATTGGAATTTCAACAGAATTTGGAATTGCCCTTACGGATGATGATATGTCCATTTTTTCTTCAGTGAATAAATTGACGGACTATATTATGGAAAATCAGACAAATATTTAA
- the fabZ gene encoding 3-hydroxyacyl-ACP dehydratase FabZ, whose translation MKKLNINQIMNLLPHAYPFLLIDSVEDYKEGKIVCKKNVTINEPFFQGHFPSQPIMPGVLLVECGAQAAALMYILDSLSDGDLQKDALTDPSLSEKVGYLASIKNFKFKDLAIPGNTLNIKCKRMISLGKISEIEISISNEAHKEIACGRVLVSQK comes from the coding sequence ATGAAAAAATTAAATATTAATCAAATAATGAATTTATTACCCCATGCTTATCCTTTTTTATTGATTGATTCTGTTGAGGATTACAAGGAGGGAAAAATTGTGTGTAAGAAAAATGTCACAATAAATGAGCCGTTTTTTCAAGGACATTTTCCTTCACAGCCCATAATGCCTGGAGTACTTTTAGTAGAATGCGGAGCACAAGCTGCAGCGCTGATGTATATATTGGACAGTCTTTCAGATGGAGACTTACAGAAAGATGCATTAACTGATCCATCGCTTTCAGAGAAAGTGGGATATCTGGCAAGTATCAAGAATTTCAAGTTTAAAGATTTAGCTATTCCTGGAAATACTTTAAACATCAAATGTAAGCGTATGATAAGTTTAGGGAAAATATCTGAAATTGAAATAAGTATTTCGAATGAGGCACATAAAGAAATTGCTTGTGGAAGGGTTTTGGTTTCTCAAAAATGA
- a CDS encoding ABC transporter permease codes for MITLIKRNILVYTRDRMAFFMSFLSVIILLILYQVFLGQFQLDAIKTSMGTATVSSSVIEMVNFWLISGLTTVVSLTSTLGAFSVMVSDKEKKLDEDFTISACPTWKLETTYIFAAVILGTLITLVCCLAGILLFNGFNGLVIFSLVDFLKIIGLVFWSCLLSATIILPFLSFIKSASAFSTLSTIVGTLIGFLSGVYISIGSVGKVLAQIMTWFPMTQMNTLLKNVLMSHSLKKVFKGAPEQIESNYKISYGIILKTVNNHELSISTMTVYIFICMVGLLLAYLFIKKGLRHVKK; via the coding sequence ATGATAACACTGATTAAACGTAATATTTTGGTTTATACACGAGATAGGATGGCATTTTTTATGTCTTTCCTATCCGTCATAATTCTATTGATCCTTTATCAAGTTTTCCTTGGACAATTTCAATTAGATGCAATAAAGACGAGTATGGGAACAGCAACTGTTTCTTCGTCTGTTATAGAAATGGTAAATTTTTGGCTCATTTCAGGTTTGACAACAGTAGTTTCTTTGACAAGCACTTTAGGTGCTTTTAGTGTGATGGTTTCAGATAAAGAAAAAAAACTTGATGAAGATTTTACAATTAGTGCGTGTCCGACATGGAAACTTGAAACCACTTATATTTTTGCGGCTGTAATCTTAGGAACTTTAATTACTTTGGTGTGTTGTTTAGCAGGAATCTTGCTTTTCAATGGATTCAATGGATTAGTGATATTCAGCCTTGTTGATTTTTTAAAAATTATAGGTTTAGTATTTTGGAGCTGTTTGCTCTCAGCAACGATTATTTTGCCCTTTTTATCATTTATAAAAAGTGCATCTGCGTTCAGTACTTTGAGTACTATCGTTGGTACTTTGATAGGTTTCTTGTCTGGAGTTTATATTTCTATCGGTTCTGTTGGAAAAGTTCTTGCACAAATAATGACTTGGTTTCCTATGACTCAAATGAATACTTTGTTGAAAAACGTACTGATGTCGCATAGTTTAAAAAAAGTGTTTAAAGGAGCTCCTGAGCAAATTGAATCCAACTATAAAATATCTTATGGAATTATTTTAAAAACGGTAAATAATCATGAACTTTCAATTTCTACCATGACTGTTTATATTTTTATTTGCATGGTGGGGCTTCTTTTAGCTTATTTATTTATAAAAAAGGGTTTACGTCATGTTAAAAAATGA